From a single Campylobacter concisus genomic region:
- a CDS encoding helix-turn-helix domain-containing protein: MENLEAVLARVRAVLGVKTDKQMCEILDISYGTLDMWKVRKKIPKGRFFEIAAKLNVPIEYLESGVNISGGNNQIGNLNTQNNGVNEIDRGEMWSEFVRLFDEYGSNAMLRQFIERLEEEKEKFTKGK, from the coding sequence ATGGAAAATTTGGAGGCTGTTTTGGCGAGGGTGCGCGCCGTGCTCGGAGTAAAAACAGATAAACAAATGTGTGAAATTCTTGATATTTCTTATGGTACGTTGGATATGTGGAAGGTTAGAAAAAAAATCCCAAAAGGAAGGTTTTTTGAGATTGCCGCCAAACTAAACGTACCGATCGAGTATTTAGAAAGTGGAGTAAATATATCAGGTGGGAATAATCAGATCGGCAATTTAAATACGCAAAACAACGGCGTAAACGAAATAGATAGAGGCGAGATGTGGAGCGAGTTTGTAAGGCTGTTTGATGAATATGGCAGCAACGCTATGCTTAGACAATTTATCGAGCGTCTAGAGGAAGAAAAGGAAAAATTTACTAAAGGGAAGTAG
- a CDS encoding helix-turn-helix domain-containing protein: MDKKQHQTLDIVAITQRIDAARRLLDYGKNDFAKQVLNVTRVAYWNVIKENRPPLSWIILLADKYGFSIQWLFYGEGEIFTKKDRP; encoded by the coding sequence ATGGATAAAAAGCAGCACCAAACGCTTGATATTGTAGCCATTACGCAGCGTATAGATGCGGCTAGAAGACTGCTTGACTACGGCAAAAACGACTTTGCCAAACAAGTGCTTAACGTCACTAGGGTCGCCTACTGGAATGTCATAAAAGAGAACAGACCGCCACTATCATGGATCATCCTACTTGCTGACAAGTATGGCTTTTCGATCCAGTGGCTATTTTACGGCGAAGGCGAAATTTTTACCAAAAAGGATAGACCATGA
- a CDS encoding flagellar basal body-associated FliL family protein encodes MKYLILLLVLFGFCFSQQYDSERFLKDFSKNRLQETIERHKILINKYSQNIDKSKFFFDMGEIVVNLLDESGNKVLYIRISLGVEKQEDLNILTQIRPVIADTIIKTASSKTFDEISTVKGKEIFSYEIADAVNKNINRISTKKEIDIIKYVFFDKFFIEFQDMELEERVEAIESILKLK; translated from the coding sequence TTGAAATACCTCATTTTGCTATTGGTGTTATTTGGATTTTGTTTTTCTCAACAGTACGATTCAGAAAGATTTTTAAAGGATTTTTCTAAAAATAGACTACAAGAGACCATAGAAAGACATAAAATTTTAATTAACAAATATTCTCAAAATATCGATAAATCTAAATTCTTTTTTGATATGGGAGAGATCGTGGTTAATTTACTCGATGAATCTGGGAATAAGGTTTTATATATAAGAATTTCACTAGGTGTAGAAAAACAAGAAGATTTGAATATCCTAACTCAAATTCGCCCCGTAATAGCAGATACTATAATAAAAACAGCTTCAAGTAAGACATTCGATGAGATATCTACAGTTAAAGGTAAGGAAATTTTTTCTTATGAAATAGCAGATGCGGTAAATAAAAATATAAACCGTATCTCTACAAAAAAAGAAATAGATATAATAAAATATGTATTTTTTGATAAATTTTTCATAGAATTTCAGGATATGGAATTGGAGGAAAGAGTTGAAGCAATAGAGAGTATTTTAAAGCTCAAATGA
- a CDS encoding ATPase — translation MQSKELNELFSRDRLKAYTSEDEHRANLLLIGDLAPKLGIIEIITRNKIAQILGNMDSVFISRQTFGYWCRVIDQNKIHNDLLDLRGLNLSKYSKFNRQSKSTMLNYKKVKICYSLLLTIRNRALHWENLYKLNTDGTPRISTNLDGIVVGVDPENLKLFIDDILCCFNEDLKGYLE, via the coding sequence ATGCAATCCAAAGAGCTTAACGAGCTTTTTTCAAGAGATAGACTAAAAGCATATACTAGCGAAGATGAGCATAGGGCAAATCTACTACTTATTGGCGATCTAGCACCAAAACTTGGTATCATCGAAATCATTACAAGAAATAAAATAGCACAAATTTTAGGAAACATGGATAGCGTTTTCATATCACGCCAAACATTTGGTTATTGGTGTAGAGTGATAGATCAAAACAAAATACACAACGATCTACTTGATCTGCGTGGATTAAATTTATCAAAATACTCTAAATTTAATCGGCAAAGCAAAAGCACTATGCTAAATTATAAAAAAGTAAAGATATGCTATTCGCTACTTCTGACCATTAGAAATAGGGCTTTACATTGGGAAAATCTATATAAGCTAAACACCGATGGCACACCGCGTATATCAACCAACTTAGATGGCATAGTAGTAGGCGTAGACCCTGAAAATTTAAAGCTTTTTATAGATGATATTTTATGCTGTTTTAATGAAGATTTAAAAGGATATCTTGAGTGA
- a CDS encoding DUF736 family protein, translating to MNVGYFKRKSYKNADGKEIYYTGGTIMIPFLRPIEVVMLSTSAEDRKKNQDFPGFHIALQKPKGYEGGRQIIGTLWNRQSKDGTKNYLSGFIETPAVPGYKVYIALFNAGENAKDGVLYDVVWNAPRRSEQQDVPPSDETTFYVDDEQIPF from the coding sequence ATGAACGTAGGCTATTTTAAACGCAAGAGCTATAAAAATGCTGATGGCAAAGAGATCTACTACACAGGTGGAACTATCATGATCCCATTTTTAAGACCCATAGAGGTAGTTATGCTTAGCACTAGCGCTGAAGATAGAAAGAAAAATCAAGACTTTCCAGGCTTTCACATTGCGCTTCAAAAGCCAAAAGGCTACGAGGGCGGTAGGCAGATCATAGGCACACTGTGGAATAGACAGAGCAAAGATGGTACAAAAAACTATTTAAGCGGTTTCATAGAAACACCGGCAGTGCCAGGCTATAAAGTATATATAGCTCTTTTTAACGCTGGCGAAAACGCCAAAGATGGCGTGCTATATGATGTCGTTTGGAACGCTCCTAGACGAAGCGAGCAACAAGACGTGCCACCTAGCGACGAGACTACATTTTACGTAGATGATGAGCAGATACCATTTTAA
- a CDS encoding helix-turn-helix domain-containing protein gives MTPLLPITDPITTKQACELLKCNAVTLWRYVRDGKFKKYAITRKNVLYSTSEIMAFLEASVVSPSRA, from the coding sequence ATGACTCCACTTTTACCTATAACAGATCCTATCACGACTAAGCAGGCTTGCGAGCTTTTAAAGTGCAATGCCGTAACCTTGTGGCGCTACGTCAGAGATGGTAAATTTAAAAAATATGCCATCACTCGCAAAAATGTCCTCTACTCCACAAGCGAGATCATGGCATTTCTTGAAGCCTCAGTAGTTTCACCATCTAGAGCTTAG
- a CDS encoding DUF5334 family protein has translation MGKFVLFLMVAISCFAWSGYDLETGECVEIGKGNLVRRGRDIEIYDCKDGKYKIVNVKSISKIGGSVEIEVYDYEKNKIRILEMESR, from the coding sequence ATGGGTAAATTTGTTTTATTTTTGATGGTTGCAATAAGTTGTTTTGCTTGGAGCGGTTATGATTTAGAAACTGGGGAATGCGTGGAAATAGGAAAAGGAAATCTAGTAAGGCGTGGGCGAGATATAGAGATATACGACTGTAAGGACGGCAAATATAAGATCGTAAACGTTAAAAGCATATCCAAGATAGGAGGTAGCGTAGAAATAGAAGTATACGACTACGAAAAAAATAAAATTAGAATTTTAGAGATGGAAAGCCGCTAA
- a CDS encoding phage/plasmid primase, P4 family — translation MDNNIFQTIKQTISKHDFKDFVQSVYGIEFKSGNAYCPFHDHGHNTPSLGINSDSNGAFFKCFACNASGDITKFVELKEHLSPLQAAKKVCDHFGIPNTINAKEMSEEEKAAYEAHQVILKAENETRMKKEAEQRAKKEIALKARLAKIAPQLVENKLKNYDLIKDQISALFPTQVNNFDSYSRELIGYSFEHKSLAIIIRDANGAPVNIKYREKFAYDPHKGELTSERMPGKWIGESGAHASPFPLNFYDDYKGSSVVICEGEKDALNLMCFNVCALTLGGVTASWEEYKELLRDKHVFIWFDHDEAGYENAIKKFYEIKDVARSVRIVLFYMIGKNFSKGYDISDYLYDHAFKFQNASPLEVVAFSCFEPTNVVIDEICEYFPNLSAKLDKFKQNLPIKEFRQIKAEILARDEEGNFINIFPVKGELDDKYVDEVLNNAKELERKMGERYEEFKKAYIQSFLLTEQEEQNFERFSKAFSDAFRINKTMRTNYHQTHITDMVASLNQTFLKLGYRLGEYKKNLHVWASNHFMQIDTNALAKFIHSHWMAAAYVDKKKQSRENVNKIVEDLTSLSLDLDEIKSHESRRVINLLNGTIFISKNGVITFKKKHDYKDAATNILKFNYDPSAKCPKWNKFLRDIMSDEDDIKTLMEFIGYCFIPSHEFESFLFLYGKSGANGKSVILDTIRNFFGEDNVSSLQLQQFEGHQLCALTNKLLNIGSEIDKNGTDKGQLANLKAIVSTKDAITINPKNEEPYSLLPSEKPKLAFAGNEKPKSGIDNGVFRRMLLIVFDKEVKDSQKIRGLSDRFNDELGGIFNLALDGLKRLITQNKFTRSKRMQTELEEYKDSVNPLRTFVKDAIIADADYFVPSVPLYKVYLAYMNDKGGKPITQKNFAQALRDELTLAGISCSYGQKRMSANYIGVGDRPRCFFGFRVSSDNLDFDSVRIENGGELIINQISYYQANGAKADEN, via the coding sequence ATGGATAATAATATATTTCAAACGATAAAACAGACAATATCTAAGCATGATTTTAAAGATTTTGTGCAAAGTGTTTATGGTATCGAGTTTAAAAGCGGAAATGCTTATTGTCCGTTTCATGACCATGGTCATAATACACCAAGTCTTGGCATCAATTCTGATTCTAACGGTGCATTTTTTAAGTGCTTTGCATGCAATGCCAGTGGGGATATAACAAAATTTGTTGAGTTAAAAGAGCATCTCTCACCACTTCAAGCAGCTAAAAAAGTTTGTGATCATTTTGGTATACCAAATACTATCAACGCAAAAGAGATGAGCGAGGAAGAGAAAGCAGCCTATGAAGCACACCAAGTCATTTTAAAGGCTGAAAATGAAACTCGTATGAAAAAAGAAGCTGAGCAAAGAGCAAAAAAAGAGATCGCTCTTAAAGCTAGGCTAGCCAAGATAGCTCCACAACTTGTGGAAAATAAGCTTAAAAATTACGATCTTATCAAAGATCAAATTTCAGCACTATTCCCAACACAAGTCAATAACTTTGATTCATATAGCCGCGAACTTATAGGATATAGCTTTGAGCATAAAAGTCTAGCCATCATCATAAGAGACGCTAACGGCGCACCTGTAAATATCAAATATAGAGAGAAATTTGCCTATGACCCACATAAGGGTGAGCTAACAAGCGAGAGAATGCCTGGAAAATGGATAGGCGAAAGTGGCGCACATGCTAGCCCCTTCCCTCTAAATTTTTACGATGACTATAAAGGCAGCAGTGTAGTCATTTGCGAAGGCGAAAAAGACGCATTAAATTTGATGTGTTTTAATGTTTGCGCTTTGACGCTTGGTGGTGTAACTGCTAGCTGGGAAGAATACAAAGAGCTTCTAAGAGATAAGCATGTATTTATCTGGTTTGATCACGATGAGGCCGGATATGAAAATGCGATAAAGAAATTTTATGAGATCAAAGATGTAGCTAGAAGCGTACGAATAGTGCTATTTTATATGATCGGCAAAAACTTTTCAAAAGGTTATGATATTAGCGATTATCTCTATGACCATGCCTTTAAATTTCAAAATGCTAGCCCACTTGAAGTAGTGGCCTTTAGCTGTTTTGAACCGACGAACGTCGTTATAGATGAGATATGCGAATACTTTCCGAACCTTTCGGCAAAGCTTGATAAATTTAAACAAAATCTACCTATCAAAGAATTTCGCCAAATCAAAGCCGAGATACTAGCAAGAGATGAAGAAGGTAATTTTATAAATATCTTTCCAGTAAAAGGCGAACTTGATGACAAGTATGTCGATGAAGTGCTAAATAATGCAAAAGAGCTAGAGAGAAAGATGGGCGAGAGATATGAGGAATTTAAAAAAGCTTACATCCAAAGTTTCCTTCTCACTGAACAAGAGGAGCAAAATTTTGAGCGTTTTTCAAAGGCTTTTAGCGATGCCTTCCGCATAAACAAGACTATGCGAACAAACTATCATCAAACGCATATTACGGATATGGTAGCAAGTCTAAATCAGACTTTTTTAAAACTAGGCTATCGTCTGGGTGAGTATAAAAAGAATTTACACGTTTGGGCAAGTAACCATTTCATGCAGATAGATACCAATGCGTTGGCCAAATTTATTCACTCTCATTGGATGGCTGCTGCGTATGTAGATAAGAAAAAACAAAGCCGTGAAAACGTCAATAAGATAGTCGAGGATCTAACTAGCTTATCACTAGATCTAGATGAGATAAAATCTCACGAATCTCGCCGTGTCATAAATTTATTAAATGGCACGATTTTTATTAGTAAAAATGGCGTTATTACATTTAAGAAAAAGCATGACTATAAAGATGCAGCTACAAACATCTTAAAATTTAACTACGATCCTTCGGCTAAGTGCCCAAAGTGGAATAAATTCTTACGCGATATTATGAGCGATGAAGACGACATAAAAACACTTATGGAGTTTATTGGCTATTGCTTTATTCCTAGCCATGAGTTTGAAAGCTTTTTATTTTTATACGGCAAAAGTGGAGCAAACGGCAAGAGCGTAATCCTAGACACTATTAGAAACTTTTTTGGTGAGGATAATGTTTCATCTCTCCAGCTTCAACAATTTGAGGGGCATCAGCTTTGCGCGCTTACAAACAAGTTATTAAACATTGGCTCCGAGATCGACAAAAACGGCACTGACAAAGGACAACTAGCGAACTTAAAAGCTATCGTCAGTACAAAAGATGCGATAACTATAAACCCAAAAAATGAAGAGCCATATTCACTGCTTCCTAGTGAAAAACCAAAACTTGCATTTGCCGGTAACGAAAAACCAAAAAGCGGTATAGATAATGGTGTTTTTAGACGAATGCTGCTTATAGTTTTTGATAAAGAGGTAAAAGATAGCCAGAAAATAAGAGGCCTTAGCGATCGTTTTAATGATGAGCTAGGAGGTATATTTAATCTAGCTCTTGATGGACTAAAACGTCTTATTACACAAAACAAATTTACTCGCTCTAAACGTATGCAAACTGAGCTTGAAGAGTATAAAGATAGCGTAAATCCACTTCGTACCTTTGTTAAAGATGCGATTATTGCAGATGCCGACTATTTTGTGCCGTCAGTACCACTTTATAAGGTTTATCTAGCATACATGAACGACAAAGGCGGTAAGCCTATCACACAAAAGAACTTTGCTCAAGCCCTACGTGATGAGCTAACCCTTGCTGGTATAAGTTGCTCTTATGGCCAAAAACGCATGTCAGCAAACTATATTGGAGTGGGCGATAGACCAAGATGCTTCTTTGGTTTTAGGGTAAGCAGCGACAATCTCGACTTTGATAGTGTAAGGATAGAAAACGGTGGCGAGCTTATCATAAATCAGATAAGTTACTACCAAGCAAACGGAGCAAAAGCTGATGAAAACTAA